From one Drosophila subpulchrella strain 33 F10 #4 breed RU33 chromosome 3L, RU_Dsub_v1.1 Primary Assembly, whole genome shotgun sequence genomic stretch:
- the LOC119553705 gene encoding poly(rC)-binding protein 3 isoform X7, which translates to MEDNNTSSSAGGASIKHEDPSVTLTIRLIMQGKEVGSIIGKKGEIVNRFREESGAKINISDGSCPERIVTVSGTTNAIFSAFTLITKKFEEFNDVGKVGKTQIPIRLIVPASQCGSLIGKSGSKIKEIRQTTGCSIQVASEMLPNSTERAVTLSGSAEQITQCIYQICLVMLESPPRGATIPYRPKPQVTGPVILANGQAFTIQGNYAVPTQEVAKNPLASLAALGLAGMNPASTGGINHTGELSASAARCQTDFQSNLGSAPAALAALAGSQLRTANPANRAQQQQHEMTVSNDLIGCIIGKGGTKIAEIRQISGAMIRISNCEEREGGNTDRTITISGNPDSVALAQYLINMSVELQKANLLEQAQAQQNGGAAAAPGAAAAGVAAVAGAAAPTAGTNGAIPTVALTGGTGVVGAGGGAGATGVANGTAPATNGGGSSISATGYTSANGSQTTNGSVGVNPAAAAALSSPLASALQLLTKPGALSALSNLSALDLLNLTTLGNNNGAGGTPGGPPVQTTGVNRAKGHYATSRFRQHQTESGGEAEKPRNKFNPY; encoded by the exons ATGGAAGACAATAACACGAGCAGCAGTGCGGGCGGTGCGTCCATCAAACACGAGGATCCATCGGTGACACTCACAATAAGGCTGATTATGCAAGGAAAG GAAGTTGGTAGTATTATTGGTAAAAAGGGTGAAATTGTCAACAGATTTCGTGAAGAG TCTGGTGCCAAAATCAACATTTCGGACGGCTCATGCCCGGAACGTATTGTGACTGTGTCTGGTACAACTAACGCAATCTTTTCGGCATTTACGCTCATTACAAAGAAGTTCGAAGAG TTCAATGATGTAGGCAAAGTTGGCAAAACTCAAATACCCATTCGATTGATTGTGCCCGCCAGTCAATGTGGATCGTTAATTG GCAAGAGTGGTTCAAAGATCAAGGAGATTCGCCAGACCACAGGCTGCTCCATCCAGGTGGCCAGTGAAATGCTGCCCAATTCGACAGAGCGGGCGGTTACCTTGAGCGGCAGTGCCGAGCAGATCACCCAGTGCATCTATCAGATATGTCTTGTCATGTTGGAG TCCCCGCCACGCGGTGCTACCATCCCGTACCGACCAAAACCGCAGGTGACTGGCCCCGTCATTCTGGCCAATGGACAGGCCTTCACCATTCAAGGAAACTACGCAGTGCCCACACAAGAG GTGGCCAAGAACCCGCTGGCCAGTCTGGCTGCCTTAGGCCTGGCTGGGATGAATCCGGCCAGCACTGGGGGCATCAACCACACAGGTGAGTTGAGCGCTTCTGCGGCCAGATGCCAGACAGATTTCCAATCTAATCTAGGCTCTGCCCCAGCAGCCTTGGCTGCACTGGCCGGGTCGCAACTGCGTACAGCGAATCCCGCGAACCgagcccagcagcagcagcacgaGATGACCGTCTCAAACGACCTGATCGGCTGCATCATCGGCAAGGGTGGCACCAAGATCGCCGAGATCCGCCAGATCTCCGGCGCCATGATCCGGATCTCCAACTGCGAGGAGCGCGAGGGCGGCAACACCGACCGGACCATCACCATCAGCGGCAATCCGGACTCGGTGGCTCTGGCCCAATACTTAATCAATATGAG TGTTGAGCTGCAGAAGGCCAATCTCTTGGAGCAAGCCCAGGCCCAGCAGAACGGAGGTGCTGCCGCAGCTCCcggagctgctgctgccggAGTGGCCGCAGTCGCCGGAGCAGCAGCTCCGACCGCCGGCACGAACGGAGCCATCCCGACGGTGGCCCTCACCGGCGGCACAGGAGTCGTGGGCGCGGGTGGTGGCGCAGGAGCCACCGGGGTGGCCAATGGCACTGCTCCGGCGACCAACGGCGGTGGCAGCAGCATCTCCGCCACCGGGTACACCAGTGCCAATGGCAGCCAGACAACAAACGGATCGGTCGGAGTGAATCCGGCAGCGGCCGCCGCCCTGTCCAGTCCTCTGGCCTCGGCTCTGCAGCTGCTGACCAAGCCGGGAGCCCTGAGCGCCCTGTCCAACCTTAGCGCCCTCGATCTGCTCAACCTGACCACGCTGGGCAACAACAACGGGGCCGGTGGCACTCCGGGCGGACCGCCGGTGCAGACGACGGGCGTGAACCGCGCCAAGGGCCACTATGCCACCTCCCGGTTCCGGCAGCACCAGACGGAGAGCGGCGGCGAGGCGGAGAAGCCGCGCAACAAGTTCAATCCGTACTAG
- the LOC119553705 gene encoding poly(rC)-binding protein 3 isoform X8, which produces MEDNNTSSSAGGASIKHEDPSVTLTIRLIMQGKEVGSIIGKKGEIVNRFREESGAKINISDGSCPERIVTVSGTTNAIFSAFTLITKKFEEWCSQFNDVGKVGKTQIPIRLIVPASQCGSLIGKSGSKIKEIRQTTGCSIQVASEMLPNSTERAVTLSGSAEQITQCIYQICLVMLESPPRGATIPYRPKPQVTGPVILANGQAFTIQGNYAVPTQEVAKNPLASLAALGLAGMNPASTGGINHTGSAPAALAALAGSQLRTANPANRAQQQQHEMTVSNDLIGCIIGKGGTKIAEIRQISGAMIRISNCEEREGGNTDRTITISGNPDSVALAQYLINMSVELQKANLLEQAQAQQNGGAAAAPGAAAAGVAAVAGAAAPTAGTNGAIPTVALTGGTGVVGAGGGAGATGVANGTAPATNGGGSSISATGYTSANGSQTTNGSVGVNPAAAAALSSPLASALQLLTKPGALSALSNLSALDLLNLTTLGNNNGAGGTPGGPPVQTTGVNRAKGHYATSRFRQHQTESGGEAEKPRNKFNPY; this is translated from the exons ATGGAAGACAATAACACGAGCAGCAGTGCGGGCGGTGCGTCCATCAAACACGAGGATCCATCGGTGACACTCACAATAAGGCTGATTATGCAAGGAAAG GAAGTTGGTAGTATTATTGGTAAAAAGGGTGAAATTGTCAACAGATTTCGTGAAGAG TCTGGTGCCAAAATCAACATTTCGGACGGCTCATGCCCGGAACGTATTGTGACTGTGTCTGGTACAACTAACGCAATCTTTTCGGCATTTACGCTCATTACAAAGAAGTTCGAAGAG TGGTGCTCGCAGTTCAATGATGTAGGCAAAGTTGGCAAAACTCAAATACCCATTCGATTGATTGTGCCCGCCAGTCAATGTGGATCGTTAATTG GCAAGAGTGGTTCAAAGATCAAGGAGATTCGCCAGACCACAGGCTGCTCCATCCAGGTGGCCAGTGAAATGCTGCCCAATTCGACAGAGCGGGCGGTTACCTTGAGCGGCAGTGCCGAGCAGATCACCCAGTGCATCTATCAGATATGTCTTGTCATGTTGGAG TCCCCGCCACGCGGTGCTACCATCCCGTACCGACCAAAACCGCAGGTGACTGGCCCCGTCATTCTGGCCAATGGACAGGCCTTCACCATTCAAGGAAACTACGCAGTGCCCACACAAGAG GTGGCCAAGAACCCGCTGGCCAGTCTGGCTGCCTTAGGCCTGGCTGGGATGAATCCGGCCAGCACTGGGGGCATCAACCACACAG GCTCTGCCCCAGCAGCCTTGGCTGCACTGGCCGGGTCGCAACTGCGTACAGCGAATCCCGCGAACCgagcccagcagcagcagcacgaGATGACCGTCTCAAACGACCTGATCGGCTGCATCATCGGCAAGGGTGGCACCAAGATCGCCGAGATCCGCCAGATCTCCGGCGCCATGATCCGGATCTCCAACTGCGAGGAGCGCGAGGGCGGCAACACCGACCGGACCATCACCATCAGCGGCAATCCGGACTCGGTGGCTCTGGCCCAATACTTAATCAATATGAG TGTTGAGCTGCAGAAGGCCAATCTCTTGGAGCAAGCCCAGGCCCAGCAGAACGGAGGTGCTGCCGCAGCTCCcggagctgctgctgccggAGTGGCCGCAGTCGCCGGAGCAGCAGCTCCGACCGCCGGCACGAACGGAGCCATCCCGACGGTGGCCCTCACCGGCGGCACAGGAGTCGTGGGCGCGGGTGGTGGCGCAGGAGCCACCGGGGTGGCCAATGGCACTGCTCCGGCGACCAACGGCGGTGGCAGCAGCATCTCCGCCACCGGGTACACCAGTGCCAATGGCAGCCAGACAACAAACGGATCGGTCGGAGTGAATCCGGCAGCGGCCGCCGCCCTGTCCAGTCCTCTGGCCTCGGCTCTGCAGCTGCTGACCAAGCCGGGAGCCCTGAGCGCCCTGTCCAACCTTAGCGCCCTCGATCTGCTCAACCTGACCACGCTGGGCAACAACAACGGGGCCGGTGGCACTCCGGGCGGACCGCCGGTGCAGACGACGGGCGTGAACCGCGCCAAGGGCCACTATGCCACCTCCCGGTTCCGGCAGCACCAGACGGAGAGCGGCGGCGAGGCGGAGAAGCCGCGCAACAAGTTCAATCCGTACTAG
- the LOC119553705 gene encoding poly(rC)-binding protein 3 isoform X12, protein MEDNNTSSSAGGASIKHEDPSVTLTIRLIMQGKEVGSIIGKKGEIVNRFREESGAKINISDGSCPERIVTVSGTTNAIFSAFTLITKKFEEWCSQFNDVGKVGKTQIPIRLIVPASQCGSLIGKSGSKIKEIRQTTGCSIQVASEMLPNSTERAVTLSGSAEQITQCIYQICLVMLESPPRGATIPYRPKPQVTGPVILANGQAFTIQGNYAVPTQEVAKNPLASLAALGLAGMNPASTGGINHTANPANRAQQQQHEMTVSNDLIGCIIGKGGTKIAEIRQISGAMIRISNCEEREGGNTDRTITISGNPDSVALAQYLINMSVELQKANLLEQAQAQQNGGAAAAPGAAAAGVAAVAGAAAPTAGTNGAIPTVALTGGTGVVGAGGGAGATGVANGTAPATNGGGSSISATGYTSANGSQTTNGSVGVNPAAAAALSSPLASALQLLTKPGALSALSNLSALDLLNLTTLGNNNGAGGTPGGPPVQTTGVNRAKGHYATSRFRQHQTESGGEAEKPRNKFNPY, encoded by the exons ATGGAAGACAATAACACGAGCAGCAGTGCGGGCGGTGCGTCCATCAAACACGAGGATCCATCGGTGACACTCACAATAAGGCTGATTATGCAAGGAAAG GAAGTTGGTAGTATTATTGGTAAAAAGGGTGAAATTGTCAACAGATTTCGTGAAGAG TCTGGTGCCAAAATCAACATTTCGGACGGCTCATGCCCGGAACGTATTGTGACTGTGTCTGGTACAACTAACGCAATCTTTTCGGCATTTACGCTCATTACAAAGAAGTTCGAAGAG TGGTGCTCGCAGTTCAATGATGTAGGCAAAGTTGGCAAAACTCAAATACCCATTCGATTGATTGTGCCCGCCAGTCAATGTGGATCGTTAATTG GCAAGAGTGGTTCAAAGATCAAGGAGATTCGCCAGACCACAGGCTGCTCCATCCAGGTGGCCAGTGAAATGCTGCCCAATTCGACAGAGCGGGCGGTTACCTTGAGCGGCAGTGCCGAGCAGATCACCCAGTGCATCTATCAGATATGTCTTGTCATGTTGGAG TCCCCGCCACGCGGTGCTACCATCCCGTACCGACCAAAACCGCAGGTGACTGGCCCCGTCATTCTGGCCAATGGACAGGCCTTCACCATTCAAGGAAACTACGCAGTGCCCACACAAGAG GTGGCCAAGAACCCGCTGGCCAGTCTGGCTGCCTTAGGCCTGGCTGGGATGAATCCGGCCAGCACTGGGGGCATCAACCACACAG CGAATCCCGCGAACCgagcccagcagcagcagcacgaGATGACCGTCTCAAACGACCTGATCGGCTGCATCATCGGCAAGGGTGGCACCAAGATCGCCGAGATCCGCCAGATCTCCGGCGCCATGATCCGGATCTCCAACTGCGAGGAGCGCGAGGGCGGCAACACCGACCGGACCATCACCATCAGCGGCAATCCGGACTCGGTGGCTCTGGCCCAATACTTAATCAATATGAG TGTTGAGCTGCAGAAGGCCAATCTCTTGGAGCAAGCCCAGGCCCAGCAGAACGGAGGTGCTGCCGCAGCTCCcggagctgctgctgccggAGTGGCCGCAGTCGCCGGAGCAGCAGCTCCGACCGCCGGCACGAACGGAGCCATCCCGACGGTGGCCCTCACCGGCGGCACAGGAGTCGTGGGCGCGGGTGGTGGCGCAGGAGCCACCGGGGTGGCCAATGGCACTGCTCCGGCGACCAACGGCGGTGGCAGCAGCATCTCCGCCACCGGGTACACCAGTGCCAATGGCAGCCAGACAACAAACGGATCGGTCGGAGTGAATCCGGCAGCGGCCGCCGCCCTGTCCAGTCCTCTGGCCTCGGCTCTGCAGCTGCTGACCAAGCCGGGAGCCCTGAGCGCCCTGTCCAACCTTAGCGCCCTCGATCTGCTCAACCTGACCACGCTGGGCAACAACAACGGGGCCGGTGGCACTCCGGGCGGACCGCCGGTGCAGACGACGGGCGTGAACCGCGCCAAGGGCCACTATGCCACCTCCCGGTTCCGGCAGCACCAGACGGAGAGCGGCGGCGAGGCGGAGAAGCCGCGCAACAAGTTCAATCCGTACTAG
- the LOC119553705 gene encoding poly(rC)-binding protein 3 isoform X6 produces the protein MEDNNTSSSAGGASIKHEDPSVTLTIRLIMQGKEVGSIIGKKGEIVNRFREESGAKINISDGSCPERIVTVSGTTNAIFSAFTLITKKFEEWCSQFNDVGKVGKTQIPIRLIVPASQCGSLIGKSGSKIKEIRQTTGCSIQVASEMLPNSTERAVTLSGSAEQITQCIYQICLVMLESPPRGATIPYRPKPQVTGPVILANGQAFTIQGNYAVPTQETCPVFPLALATGGLHAGISGLADPLLKGAHLQGAIPAHHHHLQQMPDVAKNPLASLAALGLAGMNPASTGGINHTANPANRAQQQQHEMTVSNDLIGCIIGKGGTKIAEIRQISGAMIRISNCEEREGGNTDRTITISGNPDSVALAQYLINMSVELQKANLLEQAQAQQNGGAAAAPGAAAAGVAAVAGAAAPTAGTNGAIPTVALTGGTGVVGAGGGAGATGVANGTAPATNGGGSSISATGYTSANGSQTTNGSVGVNPAAAAALSSPLASALQLLTKPGALSALSNLSALDLLNLTTLGNNNGAGGTPGGPPVQTTGVNRAKGHYATSRFRQHQTESGGEAEKPRNKFNPY, from the exons ATGGAAGACAATAACACGAGCAGCAGTGCGGGCGGTGCGTCCATCAAACACGAGGATCCATCGGTGACACTCACAATAAGGCTGATTATGCAAGGAAAG GAAGTTGGTAGTATTATTGGTAAAAAGGGTGAAATTGTCAACAGATTTCGTGAAGAG TCTGGTGCCAAAATCAACATTTCGGACGGCTCATGCCCGGAACGTATTGTGACTGTGTCTGGTACAACTAACGCAATCTTTTCGGCATTTACGCTCATTACAAAGAAGTTCGAAGAG TGGTGCTCGCAGTTCAATGATGTAGGCAAAGTTGGCAAAACTCAAATACCCATTCGATTGATTGTGCCCGCCAGTCAATGTGGATCGTTAATTG GCAAGAGTGGTTCAAAGATCAAGGAGATTCGCCAGACCACAGGCTGCTCCATCCAGGTGGCCAGTGAAATGCTGCCCAATTCGACAGAGCGGGCGGTTACCTTGAGCGGCAGTGCCGAGCAGATCACCCAGTGCATCTATCAGATATGTCTTGTCATGTTGGAG TCCCCGCCACGCGGTGCTACCATCCCGTACCGACCAAAACCGCAGGTGACTGGCCCCGTCATTCTGGCCAATGGACAGGCCTTCACCATTCAAGGAAACTACGCAGTGCCCACACAAGAG ACCTGTCCAGTATTTCCACTTGCCCTGGCTACCGGCGGTCTACATGCTGGTATCTCAGGCTTGGCGGATCCTTTGTTAAAGGGGGCACATTTACAAGGAGCGATACCAGCACACCACCATCACCTACAGCAAATGCCCGAT GTGGCCAAGAACCCGCTGGCCAGTCTGGCTGCCTTAGGCCTGGCTGGGATGAATCCGGCCAGCACTGGGGGCATCAACCACACAG CGAATCCCGCGAACCgagcccagcagcagcagcacgaGATGACCGTCTCAAACGACCTGATCGGCTGCATCATCGGCAAGGGTGGCACCAAGATCGCCGAGATCCGCCAGATCTCCGGCGCCATGATCCGGATCTCCAACTGCGAGGAGCGCGAGGGCGGCAACACCGACCGGACCATCACCATCAGCGGCAATCCGGACTCGGTGGCTCTGGCCCAATACTTAATCAATATGAG TGTTGAGCTGCAGAAGGCCAATCTCTTGGAGCAAGCCCAGGCCCAGCAGAACGGAGGTGCTGCCGCAGCTCCcggagctgctgctgccggAGTGGCCGCAGTCGCCGGAGCAGCAGCTCCGACCGCCGGCACGAACGGAGCCATCCCGACGGTGGCCCTCACCGGCGGCACAGGAGTCGTGGGCGCGGGTGGTGGCGCAGGAGCCACCGGGGTGGCCAATGGCACTGCTCCGGCGACCAACGGCGGTGGCAGCAGCATCTCCGCCACCGGGTACACCAGTGCCAATGGCAGCCAGACAACAAACGGATCGGTCGGAGTGAATCCGGCAGCGGCCGCCGCCCTGTCCAGTCCTCTGGCCTCGGCTCTGCAGCTGCTGACCAAGCCGGGAGCCCTGAGCGCCCTGTCCAACCTTAGCGCCCTCGATCTGCTCAACCTGACCACGCTGGGCAACAACAACGGGGCCGGTGGCACTCCGGGCGGACCGCCGGTGCAGACGACGGGCGTGAACCGCGCCAAGGGCCACTATGCCACCTCCCGGTTCCGGCAGCACCAGACGGAGAGCGGCGGCGAGGCGGAGAAGCCGCGCAACAAGTTCAATCCGTACTAG
- the LOC119553705 gene encoding poly(rC)-binding protein 3 isoform X1 has product MEDNNTSSSAGGASIKHEDPSVTLTIRLIMQGKEVGSIIGKKGEIVNRFREESGAKINISDGSCPERIVTVSGTTNAIFSAFTLITKKFEEWCSQFNDVGKVGKTQIPIRLIVPASQCGSLIGKSGSKIKEIRQTTGCSIQVASEMLPNSTERAVTLSGSAEQITQCIYQICLVMLESPPRGATIPYRPKPQVTGPVILANGQAFTIQGNYAVPTQETCPVFPLALATGGLHAGISGLADPLLKGAHLQGAIPAHHHHLQQMPDVAKNPLASLAALGLAGMNPASTGGINHTGSAPAALAALAGSQLRTANPANRAQQQQHEMTVSNDLIGCIIGKGGTKIAEIRQISGAMIRISNCEEREGGNTDRTITISGNPDSVALAQYLINMSVELQKANLLEQAQAQQNGGAAAAPGAAAAGVAAVAGAAAPTAGTNGAIPTVALTGGTGVVGAGGGAGATGVANGTAPATNGGGSSISATGYTSANGSQTTNGSVGVNPAAAAALSSPLASALQLLTKPGALSALSNLSALDLLNLTTLGNNNGAGGTPGGPPVQTTGVNRAKGHYATSRFRQHQTESGGEAEKPRNKFNPY; this is encoded by the exons ATGGAAGACAATAACACGAGCAGCAGTGCGGGCGGTGCGTCCATCAAACACGAGGATCCATCGGTGACACTCACAATAAGGCTGATTATGCAAGGAAAG GAAGTTGGTAGTATTATTGGTAAAAAGGGTGAAATTGTCAACAGATTTCGTGAAGAG TCTGGTGCCAAAATCAACATTTCGGACGGCTCATGCCCGGAACGTATTGTGACTGTGTCTGGTACAACTAACGCAATCTTTTCGGCATTTACGCTCATTACAAAGAAGTTCGAAGAG TGGTGCTCGCAGTTCAATGATGTAGGCAAAGTTGGCAAAACTCAAATACCCATTCGATTGATTGTGCCCGCCAGTCAATGTGGATCGTTAATTG GCAAGAGTGGTTCAAAGATCAAGGAGATTCGCCAGACCACAGGCTGCTCCATCCAGGTGGCCAGTGAAATGCTGCCCAATTCGACAGAGCGGGCGGTTACCTTGAGCGGCAGTGCCGAGCAGATCACCCAGTGCATCTATCAGATATGTCTTGTCATGTTGGAG TCCCCGCCACGCGGTGCTACCATCCCGTACCGACCAAAACCGCAGGTGACTGGCCCCGTCATTCTGGCCAATGGACAGGCCTTCACCATTCAAGGAAACTACGCAGTGCCCACACAAGAG ACCTGTCCAGTATTTCCACTTGCCCTGGCTACCGGCGGTCTACATGCTGGTATCTCAGGCTTGGCGGATCCTTTGTTAAAGGGGGCACATTTACAAGGAGCGATACCAGCACACCACCATCACCTACAGCAAATGCCCGAT GTGGCCAAGAACCCGCTGGCCAGTCTGGCTGCCTTAGGCCTGGCTGGGATGAATCCGGCCAGCACTGGGGGCATCAACCACACAG GCTCTGCCCCAGCAGCCTTGGCTGCACTGGCCGGGTCGCAACTGCGTACAGCGAATCCCGCGAACCgagcccagcagcagcagcacgaGATGACCGTCTCAAACGACCTGATCGGCTGCATCATCGGCAAGGGTGGCACCAAGATCGCCGAGATCCGCCAGATCTCCGGCGCCATGATCCGGATCTCCAACTGCGAGGAGCGCGAGGGCGGCAACACCGACCGGACCATCACCATCAGCGGCAATCCGGACTCGGTGGCTCTGGCCCAATACTTAATCAATATGAG TGTTGAGCTGCAGAAGGCCAATCTCTTGGAGCAAGCCCAGGCCCAGCAGAACGGAGGTGCTGCCGCAGCTCCcggagctgctgctgccggAGTGGCCGCAGTCGCCGGAGCAGCAGCTCCGACCGCCGGCACGAACGGAGCCATCCCGACGGTGGCCCTCACCGGCGGCACAGGAGTCGTGGGCGCGGGTGGTGGCGCAGGAGCCACCGGGGTGGCCAATGGCACTGCTCCGGCGACCAACGGCGGTGGCAGCAGCATCTCCGCCACCGGGTACACCAGTGCCAATGGCAGCCAGACAACAAACGGATCGGTCGGAGTGAATCCGGCAGCGGCCGCCGCCCTGTCCAGTCCTCTGGCCTCGGCTCTGCAGCTGCTGACCAAGCCGGGAGCCCTGAGCGCCCTGTCCAACCTTAGCGCCCTCGATCTGCTCAACCTGACCACGCTGGGCAACAACAACGGGGCCGGTGGCACTCCGGGCGGACCGCCGGTGCAGACGACGGGCGTGAACCGCGCCAAGGGCCACTATGCCACCTCCCGGTTCCGGCAGCACCAGACGGAGAGCGGCGGCGAGGCGGAGAAGCCGCGCAACAAGTTCAATCCGTACTAG
- the LOC119553705 gene encoding poly(rC)-binding protein 3 isoform X5 produces the protein MEDNNTSSSAGGASIKHEDPSVTLTIRLIMQGKEVGSIIGKKGEIVNRFREESGAKINISDGSCPERIVTVSGTTNAIFSAFTLITKKFEEWCSQFNDVGKVGKTQIPIRLIVPASQCGSLIGKSGSKIKEIRQTTGCSIQVASEMLPNSTERAVTLSGSAEQITQCIYQICLVMLESPPRGATIPYRPKPQVTGPVILANGQAFTIQGNYAVPTQETCPVFPLALATGGLHAGISGLADPLLKGAHLQGAIPAHHHHLQQMPDVAKNPLASLAALGLAGMNPASTGGINHTGSAPAALAALAGSQLRTANPANRAQQQQHEMTVSNDLIGCIIGKGGTKIAEIRQISGAMIRISNCEEREGGNTDRTITISGNPDSVALAQYLINMSVELQKANLLEQAQAQQNGGAAAAPTAGTNGAIPTVALTGGTGVVGAGGGAGATGVANGTAPATNGGGSSISATGYTSANGSQTTNGSVGVNPAAAAALSSPLASALQLLTKPGALSALSNLSALDLLNLTTLGNNNGAGGTPGGPPVQTTGVNRAKGHYATSRFRQHQTESGGEAEKPRNKFNPY, from the exons ATGGAAGACAATAACACGAGCAGCAGTGCGGGCGGTGCGTCCATCAAACACGAGGATCCATCGGTGACACTCACAATAAGGCTGATTATGCAAGGAAAG GAAGTTGGTAGTATTATTGGTAAAAAGGGTGAAATTGTCAACAGATTTCGTGAAGAG TCTGGTGCCAAAATCAACATTTCGGACGGCTCATGCCCGGAACGTATTGTGACTGTGTCTGGTACAACTAACGCAATCTTTTCGGCATTTACGCTCATTACAAAGAAGTTCGAAGAG TGGTGCTCGCAGTTCAATGATGTAGGCAAAGTTGGCAAAACTCAAATACCCATTCGATTGATTGTGCCCGCCAGTCAATGTGGATCGTTAATTG GCAAGAGTGGTTCAAAGATCAAGGAGATTCGCCAGACCACAGGCTGCTCCATCCAGGTGGCCAGTGAAATGCTGCCCAATTCGACAGAGCGGGCGGTTACCTTGAGCGGCAGTGCCGAGCAGATCACCCAGTGCATCTATCAGATATGTCTTGTCATGTTGGAG TCCCCGCCACGCGGTGCTACCATCCCGTACCGACCAAAACCGCAGGTGACTGGCCCCGTCATTCTGGCCAATGGACAGGCCTTCACCATTCAAGGAAACTACGCAGTGCCCACACAAGAG ACCTGTCCAGTATTTCCACTTGCCCTGGCTACCGGCGGTCTACATGCTGGTATCTCAGGCTTGGCGGATCCTTTGTTAAAGGGGGCACATTTACAAGGAGCGATACCAGCACACCACCATCACCTACAGCAAATGCCCGAT GTGGCCAAGAACCCGCTGGCCAGTCTGGCTGCCTTAGGCCTGGCTGGGATGAATCCGGCCAGCACTGGGGGCATCAACCACACAG GCTCTGCCCCAGCAGCCTTGGCTGCACTGGCCGGGTCGCAACTGCGTACAGCGAATCCCGCGAACCgagcccagcagcagcagcacgaGATGACCGTCTCAAACGACCTGATCGGCTGCATCATCGGCAAGGGTGGCACCAAGATCGCCGAGATCCGCCAGATCTCCGGCGCCATGATCCGGATCTCCAACTGCGAGGAGCGCGAGGGCGGCAACACCGACCGGACCATCACCATCAGCGGCAATCCGGACTCGGTGGCTCTGGCCCAATACTTAATCAATATGAG TGTTGAGCTGCAGAAGGCCAATCTCTTGGAGCAAGCCCAGGCCCAGCAGAACGGAGGTGCTGCC GCAGCTCCGACCGCCGGCACGAACGGAGCCATCCCGACGGTGGCCCTCACCGGCGGCACAGGAGTCGTGGGCGCGGGTGGTGGCGCAGGAGCCACCGGGGTGGCCAATGGCACTGCTCCGGCGACCAACGGCGGTGGCAGCAGCATCTCCGCCACCGGGTACACCAGTGCCAATGGCAGCCAGACAACAAACGGATCGGTCGGAGTGAATCCGGCAGCGGCCGCCGCCCTGTCCAGTCCTCTGGCCTCGGCTCTGCAGCTGCTGACCAAGCCGGGAGCCCTGAGCGCCCTGTCCAACCTTAGCGCCCTCGATCTGCTCAACCTGACCACGCTGGGCAACAACAACGGGGCCGGTGGCACTCCGGGCGGACCGCCGGTGCAGACGACGGGCGTGAACCGCGCCAAGGGCCACTATGCCACCTCCCGGTTCCGGCAGCACCAGACGGAGAGCGGCGGCGAGGCGGAGAAGCCGCGCAACAAGTTCAATCCGTACTAG